In Notolabrus celidotus isolate fNotCel1 chromosome 5, fNotCel1.pri, whole genome shotgun sequence, the genomic window GCCATCCTTAGATGAGCTCGGACCAGGTGGCCAGTGAGACAAAACCACAAGGTCACGTTTCTCAATGGGAGAGGATCTGGGGAGAGATTATGGAAGTCCCTGTTAGTGACATCAGCACCTCTATCCCAGCATCATGTGTGTTAGTATGAACATCTGAAATGTGTCCTGAATGCATTAACATTGCATCATTTAAATTAAGACAGGCGGCAAATCAAACATCAAAAATCAGCAGTTCATCTCTTTAAAGTAAAGCAATTCAGAACCATAATGAACAGCACTGTTTTGCAGGCAGACAATTGATCATAAAGCCACGAATCACACATGGGTACTTACAAAAACCACGGACTGTCGTGCTTCCACACTCCTATTTTTGTACCCTGAATCTCAGTTCTCTTCCTTTACTCAGTGATCGTTAGAGCAGGAAAATCTTGAGAGAACTTTTAGATATCGGTCTACATCACAGCGTCAAATCTTGTCAGGTCCCTCTCTCAGAGAAAACAGGAGCAGGACAATGCCTTGTTTCCAGTATTAGAATGAAATTCACAGGGTTTTATCATCAGGTCGATCTTTGTCGGTCCTTTGCTTCTCTTACATCACCGTCATCATCCTACGGGTGCAGGAGCTGCACACTAGATTCATCATTCAAAGGTTTCCCAGAAATGGACATCAGAGAATGCTTGTAGATTTGAGTTTTGGGGAGAGCGGAGGTTCTCAAGTGAATGGTTGATATTATCCGTGATGCTATTTATGTCAGCTTTACAGACTTCTTTCCAAAGCTGTGCAGTGGTTTCAAGAGTTGATCCGGTTTTCGGTTTCCAAGGAAACTTGCTGCAGGCCTCGTAGTGCCAACAAGTTTAACATCTACTCCCTTAGATCTCTTATTCTTCTTAAAATGTGATGTGTTGGGCTTGATTCAACAGGGCAGAGGTTTTCTGGATGATTTTCATCTTCAATTTGTTATGCAGAACAAACAAGGAGCTACTACGgtgctctcttttcttctgtaaTAGTGGGATTAAGTACAAAGAATAAGGGGACTTCTTTTGTCTGTTATGTTTTTTCAATTTCCTCACAAGTTGGTATAGGCAGGCTTTAGTTAGACTCTGTACTTGTGgacttttgttgtgtttgcctTGTAAAGGGATTGTTGAATTTTCTGATTTCTTCCCAACTGACGTTGTGCACCTCTGGCTGCTACATTTAGGTCACATGCTTGATGGTACAGGAACATGAACCACAGCAAAAGCTGGCATGTGGGTCCAGCCCAAATGCATTCACACCAGAAAGAATAGACGTGCAAGACAAAACCAATTTTGCTTCTGCTCCCATGCAACATTGAAGTTGGAATTCTGCCTGTTTGCAATCActcaacacattttcatttacttTAAAGATATTCATTGTTTGCTTGGTTTCCTCACTTCGGTCATGAGCTTTAAGATTATGATGTAGTCTTCTTTTGGGATCTCAAACAcgttgtcttcttttttcatgaaatTTAGATGTGAATTTAAGGCTTGTTTCATTTCAAGCATTGTTGGTGAGATTAAAAAGGAGATGGTTGTATGGTAGCTCCTCTGCAGCAGGTTTGActcttgaaatatgttttaagtaATCATCCCTTTTGCATTTTTGAAAATTTCTTCCCAATGATCCTCAAGCGTTGTGACAGGTTTTCATTGCTGCATGTGTTCTTGAAGTTGTAATGACTGTTCTTTATGAAGAACAAATAGTTCAGTAGTAGTTTGGATCCTCTTTGTTCTTCTGATTCTGAATGGAAGTGTTGCAGTGTCATCCTCAGGGTCTCAGTTCAGGGGAATATATAGTCTTCAATGCATGTCTTCTTTCATGATTGCATTCTGCAGACAGATAAATGATTTCCTCTTCCAAATTCCTCTTCTCAGGGACTATAAGGCAGCTGATAAATGTATGGGGTAAAGTGACTGTAACGGCCAAATGTTGTCATTtctatgtgttttttaatggatGTCTATTACATTCACTTTGGAATGTTGTGTTACTGGTTGACTTGATGACAATAGATTCAGAAATATAaacgtttatatttatatattgtatTAAAAATGAATCCAGGTGCTCTTTGTTAATCAAAACTGATTGTGGCCAGAGACAGGTCGTCCTCTTGTTGGTTTCAGTTGATGCATCCCTTTTTCCAGAGTCCATGAGTGGAAGATAACATTTTCAACCACTTTGAAGCGGTGGTGTGGCCATTGCAATTTGTTTCACGTTAGGTGCAGTCCTCTTAAtgtcctctttttccttttttttttgcatgcaccaataaatactttttcacaaatTGTTGTAACTTCAGCTTcaatatagatttttttctccttttctctcaaGGATTGCAGAGATCTTTGTATAATGCTTCAGAGCACTTTCCAGCTCGCTAAACTCAAGGCCCACAAACTGAAGAATCCATAAGCAGTGCAGATCAACtaatttttcctctctcctcatcaACGGAAATAAACCTGTCAGGTTTTTAAACCAGCTCCATCATTAATGATAGGGTGCATAACTGAGCACCGTCTCTTCGGCCCCACTTGGTAGGAGGATATTTTGACACATATGCAGCACGCAGACAGGGAGGCAACTTTTGCAGCCTTTGATTAAACGACTCAATGTTGCACATTAAGCTCATGACATCTCCATTTTTCCACAGCTGGCACCCCCTTCACATAGAGACATTCTTTGTTGACCTCCTAATCATCATCAAGCCCCTGCGAACAGTGCAAGAAGGAAAATACCGTACCTGTGAGTGTTCAGGGACCGGCGAGACTCCACCTGTTCTTTGCTTGTTTCGGAGTCTCGTGAAGACCCCCTGACATTGCTTTCTTCTCTGGGAGGCGACTGTTGTGGTCTCGCCCTCCGCATGTCTGGCCTTTTTAGGGGGACTGCATTTGATTGGAAACGTCTCTTCCTGATGGCAaaaacagagttcatgtttCCCTGCGGGGCACGGTCGCCTGGGCGAGGCCTGGGTCTCACATGTGGAGGGATCCTGAGCCTCATGAGAGCCTCTGCTTTGATTTGTCTGGTCTTAACCAGGAAACCTTTATCCCTAAGAGACAAAGGTCTACCACCAAACGGCCTGGGAATACTGAGCAGCTGAGGCCTGTCTCTCCTGGGTTGTTTCGGATTGCCACGATCCATTGCAGGATTTGAGGGGGGCATGCTGATGTCAGATATTCTCCTCTTGCGGGGTCCCGTCGCTTGCCTCTCCTGAGGGCTCCTGTGAAAGGAGGATGAGGGTGGTGGGCCTCCTTTCCATGAAGGGGGTCTGAAAGGGGGTGGGTGAGGGCCATCCTGTGCCCTTTCTCTGCTGTGGGACCTGCTCCCCTGCCTCTCCACTGGGCCACGCTGCCGTCTGGAATCTTGCTCAGATGACCACCTGCATATCCATCAAACAATACAGAAATCATTACAATGACAGATCCATTGCCATGTTAAGTGGGAGGTGGGGCTTTTAACTTTTATCCTATATCTTGCAGCACCTTCAAATTGCCATCACAGAAAGAAACAGGTAGAAGTAAACTGAAAGAGCAATTACAGAAGTAACCCTCCTCTCAATGGCAGGTGAAACCACATTTACATCAAAACCCCATCCATACCCTCTAAtaactttggggcggggcagtGCAGAGGTTATCTTAATGACCCCTGTAACTAGGAGGACTTGGCCAGCTTCAGCCTCCTCTTTGATAATTTTACCCAGCTGAGATTGCTGGTTGACTCCTGTACCTCTCTGGACAAGGGCCTCTCCCATGCATCTCTCTGGGGCTCCTCTGTGATCCAGAGTGCCCATGTTCTCCATTGTGAGGATGAGAGAAGGCTCCAGCCTCATTCCAGCGCTTCATGCCATGACCTGAGTGCTCATGGGGTCTTTCTCGGGGACTGTAATTCTCACGGGGGTCTCGGTTCCGCTGCTCCTGATGCTGAAAACCTGACTGCCTTTTGTGGCCTCTGAAAGACCCCTGAAAGGCTGGTGCAGAGTTGGGTCTCCTGTCGGCTGGGTGGTTGCGAAAATGTCTCGGGGAGGGCGACCTGTGACCTGAGGGGTGGCCGTGGAAAGGTGGGCCCCTTTGACTCGGAGGTCCTTGTGGGGGACCACGAGATGCGGACTGATGCGGGGCATGCGGGGAGCGGTTTGGCCTAGATGGAGAAGGCCTCCTCTGGCTGTGATGTGGTTCCATTTTGGGGGAGTATGACTGAAAGGAATCCTGATTCTGAGACCTCCAATTATTAAAACGTGGCTCCCTTTGCTCTCTCATCAGGGGGACTCTTCCAGTAACTGGGGGTCGTCCTCTTCCCCTGGAGTCTCTCCAGTTTCCTTGGTAGCCCTGGACATCTCTTCGATTTTTGGAGTTGGTGTTGTAATTACCTTCATTCGGTCCATTGCCATGACCATCTCCATAAGGTCTGCCAGGGCACAAGGAAACAGAATCACTTGGATCACAAACATAATTCAATATAAGCCATCAATGTGCAAAACAAAGCCAGATAATTTAATATTAGCACCCATTCCAAATGTATCAGTCTTGGGAAATACATCACGGTATCTGGGTTCAAATTGACTTGACCAAAACAATACCTGGGCTTTAAGCGTGGTGGTCCAAAGTGTGGTCTGACCATCTTTAGGAGCAAGTGAATAACCtatagagaaaaacaaacaaattaagttTAGACAATCAAAAGCAGATATGCAACAATCCTACAACTAACCAAATCTTTGAACAGTCCACTCATTGAACAGCGGCTTCTGGTGAAAAGGTAAatctgagttatttatttacttagaCAAAAGTTGCTATGGAAATAATCAGAAATCAAAAAAGTGTGGCACACTTTTCTCCTAAAGCAAATCCGTAAAATCCACCAACTCCATCAGTTATCataaatgtcctgtttaataTCAGTTTGATTATAGAAGACTTAAAACAGATgctttaaaagtattatttattatctaaataaacataaaaactatggtctcttttaaaaagttgtgtttgGGGGAGTTTTTGCTTTTACTactaggacagctgaagagagacaggaatgtgGGGACTAGAGAGCAGGGGATGACACGCAGCAATGGGCTGTGGTCAGGAGTCAAACCACGGACAATAATAAGGATAGACTATATAATACTAactgtatttcatttaaaatgcttAACATGAATCCAATAGTCAAGAGGTTTGTTATTAGATCACAAGCCTGTTTGACCAAAGAAAGGTACAAAGTGCAAATCAGAGATAAGAGCTCAGACAGTCTTGTTCTAATCAGTTCTTTCATCACTGTCAGCTTTCAGACGTCTGAGTAGAAGATGAGATCAAAGATAACATGGAAGACTGTTAAGGACAAACTTATAGTCAAAGTAGGGAGGACTACATTCTTGGTGTTGTGTTGATTAGCTGTCGTTAAAAGAATACACCAAGTACCTATTAACTCACACATTCATGCTCATGCAACATCATCTCTGGCCTTTCCTTTAACCCTcttattatccttggggtcaattggaccccattcaacgTTTAACGTCTCTTAATTAATGatcaacattattttttttgcttcaaatttcatgacttttcctaacttaatggggacaactgggaaaacgtaaaactaaaatgttgatatgtgccaatttcctgtaaaaaattACGCATTGGTGTTCCttagggtcaatttgaccccaggctgttttagctgtctataccataagaaatatcaacattttacacatatttgttttgattgttttggatgatattgaggtcactacaACCAAGGACAcgtctgcatgtgactgcaggagctggaatcgaaccgccaacctttagattgagatataatatttccagccaccatgtctctaaagacattcaatgatgtgtcctgtgtcatacgtttatataacacagaaacaaggcagggcggACGAGTGCATGACAAactcgcagcagtttgatgttctgttttacaaataaagttcttctaaaaatgctttaaattgtgtttatggttGAGATGTATTTTAATTAAAGTGTTACTTAGGTAGTcaataaagaaacataaagtacctgacacataaaccagggtaacaatcagtttgtggagttttaaattgataaaagatgttagtaaatgtgagggtaacaggagggttaataataatgttaagtCTCGATTCGTCTTAAGTAACAGTACGTCCAATCTACTGTTCTCTGATACGAGTCAGCCAGACATGTTACTTCACACATgcttcttattttaattttaacaacATGACAGGATCTAAGTTATATCAAATGATTAAAGTGAGTCCCCCGTTTATATCATGTGTCCCTAGACCACTAGACTCGATTTCAGACCTAATGCTGGACCGGGATCAGTGGAGACCGTGCTTCCATTTTTGGTATCAGCGACAGAGAGTCCGCTGAGAAAACATGACGACTGTGTACTTTCAGGGTGGGGGACACCCAGCCCTAAACATCACACTAGTGTTACTAAGCACCTCAGTATTTCGGTCGGGAATAAATTTGACTCCAACCACTCCAACATGGAGACAGAAGTCGAGCTAACGCGAGTAACTTGATCTTCTTACCTAGTTTACAGGATCAGTTAGCTGGCCTGAGTGTAAGCTAGCGTTAGCAGGAAAACAGCGAGCTCGTTGAGGTTCACTTGGACATATCACCGTGAAGCTAGACACAACAACCCGCTAGTCCGTTACTTTATCGATACATTTAATAACTAAATCATTTACTTCATTACTTACCGATAGCCAACCGTCGAAGGGGAGACTCAGAAGCTGCTGCGCAGTTAAACAGTGAAAATAGCGACCTCGTTTTCTTCTTCGTGTTTTCTCTAAGGGTCCATGGCGGTTGGCAAACAACGAATTGGTGTATTTCCGCTTCCTAGTGGTATGGAGTGGTACTATCCggattattactactactactagaagtacacagcttcattactgaagtcaaagcatagatactccaggtcaaatttactccaatacaagtgaaagttctTCCGTCGGaatattacttgagttaaagtactggagtacttgctttaagataagataagataagataagatatactttatttgtcctccattgggggaaattattttgttacagcagcttacaacacgggacaggggaaaacaacaatgtactagcatagttaaaaaacataataacaatgataatagcaatgataaaggtaaaatagaataaaataaaataaaataaaatagaataaaataaaataaaataaaataaaatagaataaaatatggcaacaattacagatgtatacacactatgtacacttctatctgataaatagataggtatgttattgcacggataaaattgcatcaggttatttaaaaaaacatacacagtatgaagcaCAGTGCGATTCAAATGGATacaatagttatttgtgaatttgCCAaatcacatagtaacttccatgtagtggaatgaaaaatacttaagtattcaaagtacttcttaacaaatctcaaaactttgtattttcacaatacatatcAGTGCAGTCaggaatacataggagtacattctgttacattatgtttatctagaaaccattacttgaaatctctaaaaactataccatggaataaaaatagcaactaagttactcctaGCACAGACaagttagtttgaaatgttcatctggaatgaaacaaatgttacgtagctcaacacactttctcaggttggacagggaatttttgtatgtttgggcagagtgggaaacagggtgaacatttcaaacgatacgtatcattcttcatttcataatcctctaacacgggctgatgATATggtcatgggtgctcaggtggagaattatagccattaTTACCACCTCTagatgaactgcctgatctgagtgaaatttgctctgtgtttgctccacgttcaaccgtggagacgcactatatacaggtatgactaaaccactgagacaaacagaactacacaaacaaattttactgtcttagggatcagactcagaaaagagaagggaattcatgaactgacttcaaagtaaaagtagtgaGTCACTAGAGCATTgacagaaatgtagtggagtaaaaagtacaataattgtcttctgaatgtagtggagtaaaagtaatacgttcccccaaaaaattatgctcaagtaaagtacagatactcaaaaaatgtacttaagtacagtactcaagtaaatttattGAATGACTTctactaatattattattattattaataatctgTGTACTTAAATGCACGTAATTAGAGTAAGTATGATAATTGAATAAAAAGGTAAATACATGATCTTCATTTCTGCTTTTATGCCATCCATGAGAACAGATCAATCATTCTTTTGGGAATttcttgtatattttttatgaacTGTTAATCAGAGTCTTCTGCCTGTTGCAATccacttcatgtttgtgtttcaaatgAAATCCTCCTTTACTGAATTAACTgctcaataaaaaaacactcaaaaacagAACTCCTAGTTTTACAGTTTATTGTTTCTGATCACAATGTTATGACCATGCTAACCATGCACAATTTCTACAGTAGTTACATAACTCAAAGCTAACTGTTTTGTAATGTAGGTAGGAGCAGGGTGAATCCTTTTGAAATATAACTTTATTCTCCTTTGCATGATTTGATGAAATCACTCTCTTGTGCAAACAAGCAGCATTTAAGTTCATGTGAAACagcaaaatgtgcaaaatacaCAAGAACCCTAACTTTTGAATACTGAGGTTAATTATATGGCTACTTCACTTCaggaaattttaaaaaatcctggAAGTCTGAAGAACACAGAAATTTAAATGTCACTTTACAAGTGAGATAATCATGTGCACAAGCTCCGACATAATTGTTTGCAGCATGGCAGAGATGATGCATTTAAAACCAAGGTTCAAGTATTACAGGCAAAACACTATTATTCTAGTGGACATACAGAAAGGACAAACATACACAGCCAGATGATAGTGAGATGTTTTGCTCAAAAATCCATTCCCTCATAAGGCATCTCTACTGAAATAACATttagacaaaacacaagaaagaaaagGTTCACTTAATAGTCAGCGCCTGAATTACTCAGAGAATTAAAGGAGCCCAGGATAGGACCACACAGTAGTAGAGTATGAGAGGAGATATACTTCAACTGTAACTTTACAGTTACTAGAAAGACTTGTTGATTGTTAAACAAACACTTCTGCCCGAGTGCATTTCAGTCCTGCACTTCAGACATTAGATCAATGCATCCATTAGTGCTTAGAAACCCTTGACATTGACAGACAAACCgacagaacacatttaaaatgacatgaaGTTGCTCAGCTATCAGTATTTTCATCACTAGAAATCCATTAATCAGTAGAATACTATAAAAAAACGGGCAGCTTGGTGGTGAATTAAGCTTTTATGAATGTAATTAGTTGCTACAGACTCCAACTTAGTGAGTCACTTAAGTCTGCAGTTAACACATAAGGATGTAGCATTATTTCTATTGCTGCAAATATTTCTTAAATGTGATACCACATTCAAGTTGGTAGCTTCCAAATCAGCTTTCTTGGTTACGTGCAGTTGGAAAGTCCtttttaaaggacaataaagagTAAAGGGAGTCAGAACATTGGGGTGAAATTGATGGGGCCTCATAGAAGAAGGAAAAATGAAGGACTGCTGTAGTCTCGAGAGTCCTGCTGGATTCTATTTTACCCGATAAATCCATCAGATTGTTGCCAAATTTAATCATCAACACATGCATT contains:
- the si:ch211-114c12.2 gene encoding serine/arginine repetitive matrix protein 1; the encoded protein is MVRPHFGPPRLKPRPYGDGHGNGPNEGNYNTNSKNRRDVQGYQGNWRDSRGRGRPPVTGRVPLMREQREPRFNNWRSQNQDSFQSYSPKMEPHHSQRRPSPSRPNRSPHAPHQSASRGPPQGPPSQRGPPFHGHPSGHRSPSPRHFRNHPADRRPNSAPAFQGSFRGHKRQSGFQHQEQRNRDPRENYSPRERPHEHSGHGMKRWNEAGAFSHPHNGEHGHSGSQRSPREMHGRGPCPERWSSEQDSRRQRGPVERQGSRSHSRERAQDGPHPPPFRPPSWKGGPPPSSSFHRSPQERQATGPRKRRISDISMPPSNPAMDRGNPKQPRRDRPQLLSIPRPFGGRPLSLRDKGFLVKTRQIKAEALMRLRIPPHVRPRPRPGDRAPQGNMNSVFAIRKRRFQSNAVPLKRPDMRRARPQQSPPREESNVRGSSRDSETSKEQVESRRSLNTHRSSPIEKRDLVVLSHWPPGPSSSKDGSPPKSCSPKPKNEASPNSRLSKMNESDEQDSRKRGYLDKRTFRPFNMMHDGNRPGRPFRRPGPGSGPGPGPGPMQRPKFPGGFRKPGPDLSGNFRRPLMESLVPRPFPNQRPVFRKSQSIMSKYRTMRVMRQRAPYNRGPDQQRW